From Acinetobacter lwoffii, a single genomic window includes:
- a CDS encoding phosphatase PAP2 family protein → MKLQNVKIKFLEIDLKGCVYLNHFSHSVRIATFFKMISRLGNGAFWYFMLILVWIMQGLIYTVQIVYLILGSTIGTMIYKVLKIKTVRPRPYQVHQVIRLGEHPLDHFSFPSGHTLHAVMATTVLGYVAPLLLMLMLPFTVLVAVSRMVLGLHYPSDVAVGAILGGMMAIAIVLTAPYLNIVL, encoded by the coding sequence GTGAAACTCCAGAATGTAAAGATTAAATTTTTAGAAATCGATTTGAAAGGCTGTGTTTATCTGAATCATTTTTCGCATTCAGTCCGTATTGCCACTTTTTTTAAAATGATTAGCCGCTTAGGAAATGGTGCATTTTGGTATTTCATGCTGATACTGGTTTGGATCATGCAAGGCTTGATCTATACCGTGCAGATTGTTTATCTGATTTTGGGAAGTACTATAGGTACTATGATTTACAAGGTGCTTAAAATCAAAACTGTACGACCACGTCCTTATCAGGTACATCAAGTGATCCGTTTGGGTGAGCATCCACTGGATCATTTCAGTTTTCCTTCCGGGCATACCTTGCATGCCGTGATGGCAACCACCGTTTTAGGTTATGTCGCACCTTTATTACTGATGCTGATGTTGCCTTTTACGGTTCTGGTCGCAGTGTCCCGAATGGTGCTGGGATTGCATTATCCAAGTGATGTGGCAGTTGGCGCAATTCTGGGTGGCATGATGGCAATTGCCATTGTCCTGACCGCGCCTTATCTGAATATTGTGCTGTAA
- a CDS encoding glycosyltransferase family 4 protein: MQQISISELLEQRPVIHKIQFDLKEQRKQAIHDKIVLEDLTRSRLKIAIVTETWPPEINGVAHALLQLCKGLQKQGHKILLIRPEQRQACNDFKPHSECLVKAHCLPKYSNLQFGRPQFLKIHQAVETFTPDIIHIVTEGPLGLVAQQLAKFHKIPVSSGFHSSFQEFSRFFDLAFLLKPIQGYLRWFHNNTDLTCVPSRGTAQALNQFGVTCPLAVVGRGVDPDTFSPKWRSPDLRYVWGVSNETRVMLYVGRLSPEKEIDVLIKTYFVLRQVRQQDIRLVVVGDGPDRTRLQQLNQDGSIVFTGSLTGEKLSAAYASADVFCFASQVETFGNVVLEAMASGLPVIAYDYACANLHVQHGETGWLSRLGHQRGLIQQMLGLPDLQRLQQMGAQARKKAEKVGWQYPVRQFEQALYSLVQHQEYRI, translated from the coding sequence ATGCAACAAATTTCCATCTCAGAATTATTAGAGCAAAGACCTGTTATTCACAAAATCCAGTTTGATTTAAAAGAACAACGTAAACAGGCCATTCATGACAAAATAGTCCTAGAAGATCTGACACGGTCCCGTTTAAAAATTGCCATCGTTACCGAAACCTGGCCTCCTGAAATCAATGGTGTTGCCCATGCTTTATTGCAACTTTGTAAAGGATTGCAAAAACAGGGACATAAGATTTTATTAATACGTCCAGAACAACGACAAGCCTGTAACGATTTTAAACCACATAGTGAATGTCTGGTTAAAGCGCATTGCCTTCCTAAATATAGCAATTTGCAGTTTGGTAGACCGCAATTTCTAAAAATCCATCAAGCTGTTGAAACTTTTACCCCCGATATTATTCACATTGTGACCGAAGGCCCTTTAGGTTTGGTAGCTCAACAGCTTGCAAAATTCCATAAAATTCCAGTCTCTAGCGGTTTCCATTCATCATTTCAAGAATTTAGTCGGTTTTTTGATTTGGCTTTTTTGCTTAAGCCGATTCAAGGCTATTTAAGGTGGTTTCATAACAATACTGATTTGACCTGTGTCCCCAGTCGAGGTACGGCTCAAGCCTTAAATCAGTTTGGTGTAACTTGTCCCTTGGCAGTTGTGGGCAGAGGCGTCGATCCAGATACATTTTCACCAAAGTGGCGATCACCAGATTTGCGCTATGTTTGGGGAGTTTCAAACGAGACCCGGGTGATGTTGTATGTCGGACGGCTTTCTCCTGAAAAGGAAATTGACGTGCTGATCAAAACCTATTTTGTGCTGCGCCAAGTTCGTCAGCAAGATATACGTTTGGTAGTGGTTGGAGATGGGCCGGATCGCACTCGACTGCAACAACTGAATCAGGATGGCAGTATTGTTTTTACCGGTAGCTTGACAGGAGAAAAACTGTCAGCGGCGTATGCCAGTGCAGATGTATTCTGTTTTGCCAGTCAGGTTGAAACCTTTGGAAATGTGGTATTGGAAGCGATGGCCAGTGGCTTGCCAGTGATTGCTTATGATTATGCTTGTGCAAACTTGCATGTGCAGCATGGTGAAACGGGATGGTTGAGCAGACTTGGACATCAGCGGGGTTTGATTCAGCAGATGCTCGGACTGCCTGATCTGCAAAGATTACAGCAGATGGGCGCGCAAGCACGTAAAAAAGCCGAAAAAGTAGGCTGGCAATATCCGGTCCGGCAATTTGAACAGGCACTGTATTCACTGGTACAGCATCAGGAATACAGGATATAA
- the iscX gene encoding Fe-S cluster assembly protein IscX has product MGLRWTDTLDIAIELYEAHPDVDPQWIRFTDLHAWVCALPEFEDDPTKSTEGLLEAIQMAWIDEAR; this is encoded by the coding sequence ATGGGTTTACGTTGGACTGACACGCTCGATATCGCGATTGAACTCTATGAAGCGCATCCAGATGTGGACCCGCAGTGGATTCGTTTTACTGATTTACATGCCTGGGTGTGTGCTTTGCCTGAGTTTGAAGATGATCCAACCAAGTCGACTGAAGGTTTGCTTGAAGCCATTCAAATGGCATGGATTGACGAGGCACGCTAA
- the rlmN gene encoding 23S rRNA (adenine(2503)-C(2))-methyltransferase RlmN encodes MSTEAVAVSAVSEPQQHTPSAPAQANTVEKVNLLGMSRPQMEKFFEDMGEKKFRAGQVMKWIHQFFVTDFAEMTNISGKLREKLEKICEIKAPEVVHKNYSKDGTRKWVFRVGDGEGSLVETVLIPAEHRSGLRRTLCISSQVGCALDCSFCSTGKQGFQRDLTQAEIIGQLWMANYSYMEDVPVLERERSVTNVVMMGMGEPLLNYDAVLNSMRIMLDDFAYGMSKRRVTLSTSGVVPKIDQMVKDIDVALAISLHAPNDELRNELVPINKKYPLEQLIAACQRYIAKDGNESSRKHVTIEYVMLDGVNDHPEHAQQMIKLLKNLPSKINLIPFNPFPHAPYGRSSRNRIISFQKTLSDAGFVCTIRQTRGDDIDAACGQLVGQVADRTRRAEQWKKKIAQSNEIMRSQG; translated from the coding sequence ATGAGTACTGAAGCAGTCGCTGTATCAGCAGTTTCTGAGCCACAGCAACACACTCCATCCGCTCCAGCACAGGCAAATACTGTCGAGAAAGTGAATTTACTTGGCATGTCACGTCCGCAAATGGAAAAATTCTTTGAGGACATGGGTGAGAAGAAGTTTCGTGCCGGGCAGGTAATGAAATGGATTCACCAGTTCTTTGTGACTGATTTTGCTGAAATGACCAATATTTCCGGCAAACTGCGTGAAAAACTGGAAAAGATTTGTGAAATTAAAGCGCCTGAAGTGGTGCATAAAAACTATTCTAAAGATGGTACCCGTAAATGGGTATTCCGTGTTGGCGACGGTGAAGGTTCCCTCGTCGAAACCGTATTGATTCCTGCTGAACATCGCAGTGGTTTACGTCGCACTTTGTGTATTTCTTCACAAGTGGGCTGTGCACTGGACTGTTCATTCTGCTCAACCGGTAAACAGGGTTTCCAGCGTGATTTGACTCAAGCCGAAATTATCGGTCAGCTCTGGATGGCGAACTATTCCTATATGGAAGATGTGCCGGTACTTGAGCGTGAACGTTCAGTCACGAACGTGGTGATGATGGGCATGGGCGAGCCATTGCTCAACTACGATGCAGTATTGAATTCAATGCGTATTATGCTGGATGACTTTGCATACGGCATGTCAAAACGTCGTGTGACTTTATCGACTTCTGGTGTGGTACCAAAAATCGATCAGATGGTCAAAGATATTGACGTGGCGCTGGCTATTTCATTGCATGCGCCAAATGATGAACTGCGTAACGAGCTGGTGCCGATCAATAAAAAATATCCGCTTGAGCAGCTGATTGCTGCATGTCAGCGTTACATTGCCAAAGACGGGAATGAAAGTTCACGTAAACATGTGACGATTGAATATGTGATGTTAGATGGCGTGAATGACCATCCTGAACATGCTCAGCAAATGATTAAGCTATTGAAGAATTTGCCAAGCAAGATTAATTTGATTCCTTTTAATCCGTTCCCGCATGCGCCATATGGCCGCTCAAGCCGCAACCGGATTATTTCTTTCCAAAAAACTTTGTCTGATGCCGGTTTTGTGTGTACGATTCGTCAGACACGCGGTGATGACATTGATGCCGCGTGCGGACAGTTAGTTGGACAAGTTGCTGACCGCACCCGTCGTGCGGAACAGTGGAAAAAGAAAATTGCGCAATCGAATGAGATCATGCGCTCACAAGGATAA
- the ndk gene encoding nucleoside-diphosphate kinase, giving the protein MAIERTLSIVKPDAVAKNHIGDIFARFEKAGLQIVATKMKHLTQAEAEGFYAEHKERGFFADLVAFMTSGPVVVSVLEGENAVLAHRDILGATNPKEAAPGTIRADFAVSIDENAAHGSDSVASADREVNYFFAQTEIAPRTR; this is encoded by the coding sequence ATGGCTATCGAACGTACTTTATCTATCGTTAAACCAGACGCAGTTGCTAAAAACCACATCGGCGACATCTTTGCTCGTTTCGAGAAAGCTGGTCTTCAAATTGTTGCAACTAAAATGAAACATTTGACTCAAGCTGAAGCTGAAGGCTTCTATGCTGAGCACAAAGAACGTGGTTTCTTTGCTGACCTAGTTGCATTTATGACTTCTGGTCCAGTTGTTGTTTCAGTTCTTGAAGGCGAAAACGCTGTTCTTGCTCACCGTGACATCCTTGGTGCGACGAATCCTAAAGAAGCTGCTCCTGGTACTATCCGTGCAGATTTCGCTGTAAGCATCGATGAAAACGCTGCTCACGGTTCTGACTCTGTAGCATCTGCTGATCGTGAAGTTAACTACTTCTTCGCTCAAACTGAGATTGCTCCACGTACTCGTTAA